Proteins from a genomic interval of Chloroflexota bacterium:
- the rpsD gene encoding 30S ribosomal protein S4, giving the protein MGRYTGPVCRQCRQVGEKLYLKGERCYTPRCAIEKRRNTPGASRPSRRRPSDYAVRLREKQKLRYTYGLREHQFLRNVVQAQKRPGITGQYLLQLLERRLDNVIYRLNFSDSRAQARQMVLHGHYTVNGRKVDIPSFVVKAGDEIGWKDSSVQREFALTIKEGIPKRTIPRWLDLDADNMKGRVTDLPEEGDVDTAVDTRLIVEFYSR; this is encoded by the coding sequence ATGGGACGATATACCGGCCCCGTGTGCCGACAATGTCGGCAAGTGGGCGAGAAACTCTACCTGAAGGGGGAACGGTGTTACACCCCCAGATGCGCTATTGAGAAGCGCCGTAACACTCCCGGGGCGTCGCGTCCCTCCCGACGCCGGCCTTCGGACTACGCCGTGCGGCTGCGCGAGAAGCAGAAGCTGCGTTACACCTACGGCCTTCGGGAGCATCAGTTCCTGCGCAATGTGGTGCAGGCGCAAAAGCGCCCCGGGATTACGGGCCAGTACCTGCTGCAGCTCTTGGAACGTCGGCTGGACAACGTGATATACAGGTTGAACTTCTCAGATTCCCGCGCACAGGCCAGACAGATGGTTCTGCATGGCCACTACACGGTGAATGGCCGCAAGGTGGACATCCCCTCCTTCGTGGTGAAGGCAGGCGATGAAATCGGCTGGAAGGACTCCAGCGTGCAGCGAGAGTTTGCCCTGACAATCAAGGAAGGCATCCCCAAGCGGACGATCCCCCGCTGGCTGGATCTTGATGCCGACAACATGAAAGGGCGCGTTACCGACCTGCCGGAAGAGGGAGATGTCGACACGGCAGTGGACACGCGGCTTATCGTGGAGTTCTACTCCCGCTAG
- the rpsK gene encoding 30S ribosomal protein S11, whose translation MARRGVRRRERKSVPVGRAYIKATFNNTLVTLTDTQGGVLAWGTAGTAGYKGSRKGTAFAAGRAAEIAARKSMEHGLRRVEVYLKGPGPGREAAIRSLQGAGLMISGIRDVTPTPHNGCRPPKKRRV comes from the coding sequence ATGGCCAGGAGGGGAGTCCGCCGCAGGGAACGAAAATCTGTACCCGTCGGACGGGCATACATCAAGGCAACATTCAACAACACGCTCGTGACCCTGACGGACACGCAGGGTGGTGTGCTGGCGTGGGGTACGGCCGGCACCGCCGGCTACAAAGGTTCACGCAAGGGCACAGCCTTTGCCGCGGGCCGCGCCGCCGAGATCGCTGCACGCAAGAGCATGGAGCACGGGCTCCGTCGAGTGGAGGTCTACCTCAAGGGTCCCGGCCCCGGCCGTGAGGCCGCTATTCGTTCCCTGCAGGGAGCTGGACTGATGATTTCTGGCATTCGAGACGTGACGCCCACTCCACACAACGGGTGCCGTCCGCCGAAGAAGCGCCGGGTGTAG